GGATAATTCGTCAGGGTTTCAACGCCGAATGGGCCCTCCTCAAGGTACTCCGTCGTTACGAAAAAATCTTTTCCGAGCTTCCCGACGAATACTTCCGGGAGCGTTTTCGAGATCTGGAAGGGATAGTGGAAATGATCGTCGCCTCTCTCCGGGGTGATTCCCGTCTTTCGGCCCCGGAGCGGGCCGTAATCGTGGCCCGGGACCTCTCCCCCGCCGACACCGTAAACCTCAAACCGGAAAACACCCTGGCCTTCGTCACGGAAGCCGGAAGTCGCACCTCGCACACCGCCATCGTGGCCCGAAGCCTGGGTATTCCGGCGGTGGTGGCGGCCAAGGGGGTGCTGGAGGAGGTCTCCCCCGGAGACCTCGTGGCCGTGGACGGCACCACCGGGGAGATCTTCGTAAACCCCGCCGAGGAGGTCATCCGGGAGTTTGAGGACCGGAGCCGGCGCTTCCGCAAACTCAAGGCCCGGCTCCACCAGGTAGCTCATCTCCCCGCGGTGACCCGCGACGGGCGCCGAATCGCCCTGCGGGCCAACCTGGATCTCCCGGAGGAAATCCCCTATGCCCGGGAATACGGGGCCGAGGGCATCGGTCTCCTTCGCACCGAGTACCTCTATGTATCCCGCCGGGAGCTCCCCCCCGAGGACCTCCTCTACGAGACCTATCGCCGGGTGGTGGAGGCCATGGCTCCCCATCCGGTAACCATTCGCACCCTAGATCTGGGGGGAGACAAGTTCGCCTCGGTGCTGGATCTGCCGGAGGAGATCAATCCGGCCCTGGGGCTGCGGGCCATCCGGCTCTGTCTCCGGGAGGAGTCCCTCTTCCGGACCCAGTTAAGGGCCATCCTGCGGGCCAGTGCCCACGGACGGGTCAAGATCATGTTCCCCATGATCTCCGGAGTGACCGAGTTTCTCCGGGCCCGCAACCTGGTGGAAAGAATCAAACAGGAACTGGCCGCCGAAGGCCTTTCCTTCGATCCCGAGGTGCCAGTGGGGGCCATGATCGAG
The window above is part of the Thermosulfurimonas sp. F29 genome. Proteins encoded here:
- the ptsP gene encoding phosphoenolpyruvate--protein phosphotransferase, with the protein product MKTLRGVGVSAGVAVGPAHVIFPGHIKVTRTRIPPGEIEAEVERLSRAIREVSGEIRALQEKLPENLGEVRAILEAQRFLVEDPSLFSEASGIIRQGFNAEWALLKVLRRYEKIFSELPDEYFRERFRDLEGIVEMIVASLRGDSRLSAPERAVIVARDLSPADTVNLKPENTLAFVTEAGSRTSHTAIVARSLGIPAVVAAKGVLEEVSPGDLVAVDGTTGEIFVNPAEEVIREFEDRSRRFRKLKARLHQVAHLPAVTRDGRRIALRANLDLPEEIPYAREYGAEGIGLLRTEYLYVSRRELPPEDLLYETYRRVVEAMAPHPVTIRTLDLGGDKFASVLDLPEEINPALGLRAIRLCLREESLFRTQLRAILRASAHGRVKIMFPMISGVTEFLRARNLVERIKQELAAEGLSFDPEVPVGAMIEVPSAVAVADLLAREADFFSIGTNDLIQYTLAIDRGNQEVAELYEPLHPAVLRFIRTTVEAAHRAGIPVAMCGEMAGELLYVPVLVGMGLDELSMNPQSLPEVKLFIRELSFERCREVTNRLLLLTCQDEVREALAEAFGKLLSRFTRSLWFE